Proteins found in one Dermacentor silvarum isolate Dsil-2018 chromosome 8, BIME_Dsil_1.4, whole genome shotgun sequence genomic segment:
- the LOC119462187 gene encoding presenilin-2 produces the protein MHQVITLIVAVSICMLSVSVLTRVLQQSHNDYLQMGYIRFPEDAGAETVVLMNSFGNALSFLLMLMIVNCALVLLYKRGHYNIIKAWMITGSGVLLFLTGYYYLGRLAFYFNAPLDHMTCSLFIWNVGVTGITALYHDGPFLMQQGYLVYISVLMAVTLEESFPEWTSWILLVLVSVWDIFAVLCVLGPLRILLETAKERNEPLFPALVFSTSSAWCYAIGSSSAGLTRARSSCDTAACSNRSLADKVLLPTDSASDPPARRGDLTSECADRTSKTAVSIRSCLEVVAEDSRLASTFRVRADSIASPKNEENLLRFSDPEEANDTPWSTDKARECRNQSDAKTSTGSTPNSSAPGSVVPENCGELRAVQPHHYHGEGGAADREDAPLPVLPPPAGVHRCRHHGRAHRRRAERHQGERESSAEMSGDRGMKMGLGDFIFYSVLVGKASRHGTALTVIACYLSIIVGILLTLSLLVYFQKPLPALPFSIGLGIVAYFSSFHLAEPFINDVSGIVF, from the exons ATGCACCAGGTCATCACACTCATCGTGGCCGTCTCCATCTGCATGCTGAGCGTGAGCGTGCTGACGCGCGTCCTCCAGCAAAGCCACAACGACTACCTACAGATGGGCTACATTCGATTTCCGGAGGACGCCGGCGCGGAGACCGTCGTGCTCATGAACTCCTTCGGAAATGCCTTGAGCTTCCTCTTGATGCTCATGATCGTCAACTGCGCCTTGGTGCTGCTGTACAAGAGGGGCCACTACAACATCATCAAG GCCTGGATGATAACTGGCAGCGGCGTCCTCCTCTTCCTGACGGGCTACTATTACCTGGGCCGACTGGCCTTCTACTTCAACGCGCCGCTGGACCACATGACGTGTTCGCTGTTCATATGGAACGTGGGCGTGACCGGCATCACGGCGCTATACCACGACGGGCCGTTCCTGATGCAGCAGGGCTACCTTGTGTACATATCCGTGCTCATGGCCGTGACACTGGAGGAGTCCTTCCCCGAGTGGACGTCGTGGATTCTCTTGGTGCTTGTCTCCGTCTGGGACATATTCGCGGTGCTCTGCGTCCTGGGCCCGCTCCGAATCCTGCTCGAGACGGCCAAGGAGCGAAACGAGCCGCTCTTTCCGGCTCTCGTGTTCTCCACTTCCTCCGCTTGGTGCTACGCCATCGGCAGTAGCTCCGCGGGCTTGACGCGCGCCCGCTCGTCTTGCGACACTGCTGCCTGCTCGAATCGGTCTCTCGCTGACAAGGTGCTCCTACCCAcggattcggcgtccgatccTCCAGCTCGGAGGGGAGATCTGACTTCCGAGTGCGCCGATCGTACGAGCAAAACTGCGGTTTCGATTCGCTCTTGCCTCGAGGTGGTTGCGGAGGACTCGCGGTTGGCCTCCACCTTCCGGGTGCGCGCTGACTCGATCGCTTCGCCGAAGAACGAAGAGAACTTGCTCCGGTTTAGCGATCCAGAGGAAGCAAACGATACACCCTGGTCGACTGATAAGGCGCGAGAATGTCGGAACCAGTCCGATGCGAAGACTTCCACGGGGTCGACCCCGAATTCTTCGGCCCCCGGTTCCGTCGTGCCGGAGAATTGCGGAGAGCTGCGCGCGGTACAGCCGCACCATTACCACGGCGAAGGCGGCGCCGCAGACAGGGAGGACGCTCCGTTACCGGTGCTGCCTCCCCCTGCAGGTGTTCACAGGTGCCGTCACCACGGCAGAGCTCACCGGCGCCGAGCTGAAAGGCACCAGGGAGAGCGCGAATCGAGTGCAGAGATGTCGGGCGACCGGGGAATGAAGATGGGCCTGGGGGACTTCATCTTCTACAGCGTGCTCGTGGGGAAGGCGTCGCGACACGGCACCGCGCTGACGGTGATCGCCTGCTACCTGTCCATAATCGTGGGCATCCTGCTCACCCTCTCTCTGCTGGTGTATTTTCAGAAGCCGCTGCCCGCGTTGCCTTTCTCGATCGGCCTGGGTATCGTGGCCTACTTTTCCAGCTTTCATCTCGCCGAACCTTTCATCAATGACGTCAGCGGGATCGTTTTCTAA